In a genomic window of Terriglobales bacterium:
- a CDS encoding MFS transporter yields the protein MSAQKDDPKTVFAWCMYDWANSAYITTIVGLMPVYFANVVVGEKGVTLSGTHYHPDSLWGLMVGFADALAFLAAPVLGAIADFTAAKRRFLLSFAYTGAIFAMLLYFCRSGEVYRTMLFFVVAQFAFVSANVFYDAFLPQIASDERMDWVSGKGYSYGYVGGGLQFALALVLVTFHARFGLTQEAAARIGLGSAGLWWAGFTLFTARGLREGGASEPMPPGYEHTPRVLALVHIGVSRTLRTLRKVGNFRHLVLFLVAFMLYNDGIQTVINLATAYGTVELHLSPSVLMGTLLLIQFIGVGGALLFGKLAQWMGTKPAIMLSLVLWSGVVIYAYFMQTATQFVVLGVIVGMILGGSQALSRSYFGSMVPEEASAEFYGFYTVFTKFASIWGPLAFAIIKQVTGSSRLAIVSLIFFFVVGLTLLHFVDDEKARAARTAGAF from the coding sequence ATGTCTGCCCAGAAAGACGATCCCAAGACTGTCTTCGCATGGTGCATGTATGACTGGGCGAATTCCGCCTACATCACCACCATCGTCGGGCTGATGCCGGTGTACTTTGCCAACGTAGTGGTCGGCGAGAAGGGTGTCACGCTCTCCGGGACCCACTACCACCCGGACAGCCTCTGGGGTCTCATGGTGGGATTCGCGGACGCACTTGCCTTCCTGGCCGCGCCAGTGCTGGGCGCCATCGCGGACTTCACTGCGGCCAAGCGCCGGTTCCTGCTGAGCTTCGCCTATACGGGCGCCATCTTCGCCATGCTGCTGTATTTCTGCCGGTCCGGGGAGGTGTACCGGACGATGCTGTTCTTCGTGGTGGCGCAGTTCGCCTTCGTCAGCGCCAACGTGTTCTACGACGCCTTCCTCCCCCAGATCGCCAGCGACGAACGCATGGACTGGGTGTCGGGCAAAGGCTATTCCTACGGCTATGTCGGAGGCGGCCTGCAGTTCGCGCTGGCGCTGGTGCTGGTGACGTTCCACGCCCGGTTCGGGTTGACGCAGGAAGCGGCGGCGCGCATCGGATTGGGCAGCGCCGGGCTGTGGTGGGCCGGCTTCACTTTGTTCACGGCCCGCGGCTTGCGGGAAGGCGGGGCCTCGGAGCCGATGCCGCCAGGGTATGAGCACACTCCGCGGGTCCTGGCGCTGGTCCACATCGGGGTATCGCGCACCTTGCGCACGCTGCGGAAGGTCGGCAACTTCCGCCACCTGGTGCTGTTCCTGGTGGCGTTCATGCTCTACAACGACGGAATCCAGACCGTGATCAATCTGGCCACGGCATACGGCACCGTCGAATTGCACCTTTCACCCAGCGTGCTGATGGGCACGCTGCTCCTCATCCAGTTCATCGGAGTGGGCGGTGCGCTGCTGTTCGGCAAGCTGGCACAGTGGATGGGAACCAAGCCCGCCATCATGTTGTCCCTGGTCTTGTGGTCGGGAGTGGTGATCTACGCCTACTTCATGCAGACCGCGACCCAGTTCGTGGTGCTGGGGGTGATCGTGGGCATGATCCTGGGTGGCTCGCAGGCGCTCAGCCGCTCATACTTCGGCAGCATGGTCCCGGAAGAAGCCAGCGCCGAGTTCTATGGTTTCTATACGGTCTTCACCAAGTTCGCCTCGATCTGGGGTCCGCTGGCGTTCGCCATCATCAAGCAGGTGACCGGGTCGTCGCGGCTGGCGATCGTGTCGCTGATCTTCTTCTTTGTCGTCGGCCTGACGCTGCTTCATTTTGTGGACGACGAGAAGGCCCGCGCCGCACGGACCGCAGGAGCCTTTTAG
- a CDS encoding glycosyltransferase, whose translation MHLFAWVLGLTLGAVWLHRLIDAGLGMPTIADIAKPEWDGPPAGASVAVVVPARNEEEHIEATLRSLLAVDYPNLQIIAVNDRSTDSTGEIMDRVAAEQRTSRLRVMHVEELPHGWLGKTHAMWLGARQAESDWILFTDADVVFRPDALRRALHYVAKEEADHLIVFPTMELKSPGERMMVAFFQALFAFGHRPWKVADPDARDHMGVGAFNLVRRSAYEKVGTYQKLRMAVIDDMKLGEAIKENGLAQRVVFGKDLLSIHWAKGGMGVVRNLTKNMFALMLFRWPRALGAAFLLALLNLGPFVGLIAVHGWARLGYAVATFGILALYIGMSTRSRISPLYFLAHPISTLAFVFILLRSTFLTLWHGGVIWRGTKYPLEELRAGMPGGDSTPF comes from the coding sequence ATGCATCTCTTTGCCTGGGTCCTGGGCTTGACGCTGGGGGCTGTCTGGCTGCATCGGCTGATCGATGCCGGCCTGGGCATGCCTACGATCGCCGACATCGCGAAGCCGGAGTGGGACGGGCCGCCGGCCGGCGCCTCGGTCGCGGTGGTCGTCCCGGCGCGCAACGAAGAGGAGCACATCGAAGCCACGCTCCGGTCGCTGCTGGCGGTGGACTATCCGAATCTCCAGATCATCGCGGTGAACGATCGTTCCACCGACTCCACCGGCGAGATCATGGACCGCGTGGCCGCCGAGCAGCGAACGAGCCGGCTGCGGGTGATGCACGTGGAAGAACTCCCCCATGGCTGGCTGGGAAAGACGCACGCCATGTGGCTGGGCGCGCGGCAGGCAGAGAGCGATTGGATCCTGTTCACCGACGCCGATGTAGTCTTCCGGCCCGATGCGCTGCGGCGGGCCCTGCACTACGTCGCTAAGGAAGAAGCCGACCACCTCATCGTCTTCCCCACCATGGAGTTGAAGTCACCGGGAGAGCGGATGATGGTGGCCTTCTTCCAGGCGTTGTTCGCTTTCGGCCATCGTCCCTGGAAGGTCGCTGATCCGGACGCCCGCGATCACATGGGAGTGGGAGCCTTCAATCTGGTCCGGCGCAGCGCCTACGAGAAGGTCGGCACCTACCAGAAACTGCGGATGGCAGTGATCGACGACATGAAGCTGGGCGAGGCGATCAAAGAGAACGGCCTGGCACAGCGCGTCGTCTTCGGCAAGGACCTGCTTTCCATCCACTGGGCCAAGGGCGGGATGGGGGTAGTGCGCAACCTGACCAAGAACATGTTCGCCCTCATGCTTTTCCGCTGGCCGCGGGCGCTGGGGGCGGCGTTCCTGCTGGCCCTGCTGAACCTGGGACCCTTTGTCGGGCTGATCGCGGTCCATGGGTGGGCGCGGCTGGGCTATGCAGTCGCAACCTTCGGCATCCTCGCCCTCTACATCGGCATGTCCACCCGGTCGAGGATCTCGCCGCTATACTTCCTGGCCCATCCCATCAGCACCCTGGCGTTCGTCTTCATCCTGCTGCGCTCAACCTTCCTGACCCTGTGGCATGGCGGCGTGATCTGGCGGGGGACCAAGTACCCGCTGGAGGAGTTGCGGGCCGGCATGCCGGGCGGGGACAGCACGCCGTTCTGA
- a CDS encoding efflux RND transporter periplasmic adaptor subunit, translating to MNNHRLMVVLGGAGAAVVLLGAFVSMRRGEVQIRAQQAVRGPIASTISTNGKIEPMDNFEAHAPAPSTVKRVLVHEGDRVKAGQLLLRLDDAGARAQAAKALAQLKASQADLQAVGTGGTHEEVLTSRSELVKARAERDAAQRNLDALTRLQQRGAASPAEVETAQGRLKSAQAQVTLLEQKSTSRRYSRQEVAKVRAQEAQAKAEYQAAQDLLRSANVTAPRDGIVYSLPVKPGAFVNTGDLLAQVADLQTVQVRAFVDEPDIGRLATGEQVSITWEGQPGRTWDGAVTRVPSTVVVHGARTVGEVTCKVNNADLKLLPNINVNVTIVAAKNDNALLVPREAVHQHDNRKFVYEVVDGRLQQRYVETGVSDLTRIEITRGIKEDALVALGAVRGYALKDRMDVRVVQQ from the coding sequence ATGAATAATCATCGCTTGATGGTGGTGCTCGGGGGTGCTGGAGCTGCGGTTGTGCTCCTGGGCGCCTTTGTATCCATGCGCCGCGGCGAGGTGCAGATCCGTGCCCAGCAAGCGGTCCGGGGGCCTATCGCCAGCACCATCTCCACCAACGGCAAGATCGAGCCGATGGATAACTTCGAGGCCCACGCGCCTGCTCCCTCCACCGTCAAGCGCGTGCTGGTGCACGAGGGAGACCGGGTCAAGGCCGGCCAGCTTTTGCTCCGGCTTGACGATGCCGGGGCCCGGGCCCAGGCAGCCAAGGCCTTGGCCCAGCTCAAAGCCTCGCAGGCCGACCTCCAGGCGGTAGGCACCGGTGGTACTCACGAAGAGGTCCTGACTTCCCGCTCCGAGCTGGTGAAGGCGCGGGCGGAACGTGATGCCGCCCAGCGCAACCTGGACGCCCTGACCCGTCTGCAGCAGCGCGGCGCAGCCTCCCCTGCCGAGGTCGAAACCGCCCAGGGCCGCCTCAAGAGCGCCCAGGCGCAAGTCACTCTGCTGGAGCAGAAATCGACCTCCCGCCGCTATTCCCGCCAGGAGGTCGCCAAGGTCCGCGCCCAGGAAGCACAGGCCAAGGCCGAATATCAGGCGGCTCAGGACCTGCTGCGCAGCGCCAACGTGACCGCGCCGCGGGATGGCATCGTCTATTCCCTTCCCGTGAAGCCGGGGGCCTTCGTCAACACCGGCGACCTGCTGGCCCAGGTTGCCGACCTGCAGACCGTGCAGGTTCGCGCCTTTGTGGATGAGCCGGACATCGGCCGCCTGGCGACGGGCGAACAGGTCTCGATCACCTGGGAAGGGCAGCCGGGACGCACCTGGGACGGCGCCGTCACCCGGGTCCCCAGCACCGTGGTCGTACACGGCGCGCGCACCGTCGGCGAGGTCACCTGCAAGGTCAACAACGCCGATCTCAAGCTGCTACCGAACATCAATGTGAATGTGACCATTGTCGCCGCCAAGAACGACAACGCGCTGCTGGTGCCGCGGGAGGCCGTCCACCAGCACGACAATCGCAAGTTCGTCTATGAGGTGGTGGATGGCCGCCTGCAACAGCGCTACGTGGAGACCGGGGTCTCGGACCTGACTCGCATCGAGATCACTCGCGGTATCAAGGAGGACGCGCTGGTGGCCCTGGGTGCGGTCCGCGGCTACGCCCTCAAAGACAGGATGGATGTGAGGGTAGTCCAGCAATGA
- the queF gene encoding preQ(1) synthase has translation MAKPPRYTPEHAQAGLSHPFPDIETWPNQFPAYEIVIDIPEFTSVCPKTGLPDFGVLKIRYMPDKSCVELKSLKEYLLSYRNLGIFQENIVNRVLEDVVRACRPKWAVVTGDFRPRGGIGTTVEARWPRPKS, from the coding sequence ATGGCCAAGCCGCCGCGATACACGCCGGAGCACGCCCAGGCCGGTCTGAGCCATCCGTTCCCGGACATCGAGACCTGGCCCAATCAATTCCCGGCGTATGAGATCGTCATCGACATCCCCGAGTTCACCTCGGTCTGCCCCAAGACCGGACTGCCGGATTTCGGCGTGCTCAAGATCCGTTACATGCCGGACAAGAGCTGCGTGGAGTTGAAATCGCTGAAGGAATACCTGCTCTCCTACCGCAATCTCGGCATCTTCCAGGAGAACATCGTGAATCGTGTGCTGGAAGACGTAGTCCGGGCCTGCCGGCCGAAGTGGGCGGTGGTGACCGGGGATTTCCGCCCGCGAGGCGGCATCGGGACCACCGTGGAAGCGCGCTGGCCGCGGCCGAAGAGCTAA